The Zalophus californianus isolate mZalCal1 chromosome X, mZalCal1.pri.v2, whole genome shotgun sequence genome window below encodes:
- the RBM3 gene encoding RNA-binding protein 3 isoform X1 has product MSSEEGKLFVGGLNFNTDEQALEDHFSSFGPISEVVVVKDRETQRSRGFGFITFTNPEHASDAMRAMNGESLDGRQIRVDHAGKSARGTRGGAFGAHGRGRSYSRGGGDQGYGSGRYDSRPGGYGYGYGRSRDYGGRSQGGYDRYSGGNYRDNYDN; this is encoded by the exons ATGTCTTCTGAAGAAGGGAAGCTTTTCGTGGGAGGGCTCAACTTCAACACCGATGAGCAGGCTCTGGAAGACCACTTCAGCAGCTTCGGTCCTATTTCCGAGG TGGTCGTTGTCAAGGACCGGGAGACTCAGCGATCCCGGGGTTTTGGTTTCATCACCTTCACCAATCCAGAGCATGCCTCAGATGCAATGAGAGCCATGAATGGAGAG TCTCTGGATGGTCGCCAGATCCGTGTGGATCACGCAGGCAAGTCGGCCAGGGGAACTAGAGGGGGTGCCTTTGGGGCCCATGGGCGTGGTCGCAGCTACTCTAGAG GTGGTGGGGACCAGGGCTATGGGAGTGGCAGATATGACAGTCGACCTGGAGGATATGGGTATGGATATGGAAGGTCCAGAGACTATGGTGGCAG AAGCCAGGGTGGTTATGACCGCTACTCAGGAGGAAATTACAGAGACAATTACGACAACTGA
- the RBM3 gene encoding RNA-binding protein 3 isoform X2, whose protein sequence is MSSEEGKLFVGGLNFNTDEQALEDHFSSFGPISEVVVVKDRETQRSRGFGFITFTNPEHASDAMRAMNGESLDGRQIRVDHAGKSARGTRGGAFGAHGRGRSYSRGGGDQGYGSGRYDSRPGGYGYGYGRSRDYGGSQGGYDRYSGGNYRDNYDN, encoded by the exons ATGTCTTCTGAAGAAGGGAAGCTTTTCGTGGGAGGGCTCAACTTCAACACCGATGAGCAGGCTCTGGAAGACCACTTCAGCAGCTTCGGTCCTATTTCCGAGG TGGTCGTTGTCAAGGACCGGGAGACTCAGCGATCCCGGGGTTTTGGTTTCATCACCTTCACCAATCCAGAGCATGCCTCAGATGCAATGAGAGCCATGAATGGAGAG TCTCTGGATGGTCGCCAGATCCGTGTGGATCACGCAGGCAAGTCGGCCAGGGGAACTAGAGGGGGTGCCTTTGGGGCCCATGGGCGTGGTCGCAGCTACTCTAGAG GTGGTGGGGACCAGGGCTATGGGAGTGGCAGATATGACAGTCGACCTGGAGGATATGGGTATGGATATGGAAGGTCCAGAGACTATGGTGGCAG CCAGGGTGGTTATGACCGCTACTCAGGAGGAAATTACAGAGACAATTACGACAACTGA
- the TBC1D25 gene encoding TBC1 domain family member 25 encodes MHRFWGRDSWQQYLKRVRRGQLHPVLGGRGNGGAGSHSALCACAGAQGGAAGARTLECAQRWGATVNRRPEAGGGGMASASGSSDLAGSGAPPPGGGAQAAAAEEEEREVVRVRVKKCESFLSPEFRSFAVDPQITSLDVLQHILIRAFDLNGKKNFGISYLGRDRLGQETYLSLLSDWDLSTAFTTASKPYLQLRVDIRPTEDSPLLEDWDIISPKDVIGSDVLLAEKRSSLTTAALPFTQSILSQVGRTLSKVQQVLSWSYGEDVKPFKPPLSDAEFHTYLNHEGQLSRPEELRLRIYHGGVEPSLRKVVWRYLLNVYPDGLTGRERMDYMKRKSREYEQLKSEWAQRASPEDLEFIRSTVLKDVLRTDRAHPYYAGPEDGPHLRALHDLLTTYAVTHPQVSYCQGMSDLASPILAVMDHEGHAFVCFCGIMKRLAANFHPDGRAMATKFAHLKLLLRHADPDFYQYLQEAGADDLFFCYRWLLLELKREFAFDDALRMLEVTWSSLPPDPPEHEVELVGPPSQVADPGFSGHRGRPMRQRHMLRPAGGGGSAFEDAVDHLVTTGQGPGGGGRLLRQASLDDLQQLRDNTGSRRDPLVQLPHPAALISSKSLSEPLLNSSDPLSSSSRPDSPSSSSPPSTQEASPAGDVAAGSPLMPELGSPQEPGKSLPPPPPLGLPPPQEFGRGNPFMLFLCLAILLEHRDHIMRNGLDYNELAMHFDRLVRKHHLGRVLRRAKALFADYLQSEVWDSEEGAEATAPS; translated from the exons ATGCACCGCTTTTGGGGGCGGGATAGCTGGCAACAGTATCTCAAGCGCGTGCGCAGAGGCCAACTCCACCCTGTGTTGGGTGGGAGGGGCAATGGGGGGGCAGGGTCGCACAGCGCCCTCTGCGCCTGCGCCGGGGCGCAAGGTGGGGCCGCGGGCGCCCGTACTCTGGAGTGCGCACAGAGGTGGGGGGCAACGGTCAACCGTCGCCCTGAGGCGGGTGGCGGCGGGATGGCGTCGGCCTCTGGATCCTCGGATTTGGCCGGCTCTGGAGCGCCCCCACCTGGTGGGGGAGCCCAGGCGGCGGCGGCTGAGGAGGAGGAGCGAGAGGTGGTACGGGTCCGAGTCAAG AAGTGTGAGAGCTTTTTGTCACCTGAGTTCCGCTCTTTTGCTGTCGACCCCCAGATCACCTCACTCGATGTTTTACAGCACATCCTCATCCGAGCATTTGATTTGAATGG GAAGAAGAACTTTGGCATCAGCTACCTGGGCCGGGATCGGCTGGGGCAGGAAACTTACCTCTCACTCCTTTCTGACTGGGACCTCAGTACAGCCTTCACCACAGCCTCCAAACCTTACCTGCAGCTGCGGGTAGACATTCGGCCCACCGAGGACA GCCCTCTGCTGGAAGACTGGGACATAATCAGCCCCAAGGATGTCATTGGTTCTGACGTGCTACTGGCTGAGAAAAGGTCATCGCTCACGACAGCTGCCCTGCCCTTCACACAGTCTATCCTCTCTCAG GTGGGCCGCACCTTGTCTAAGGTCCAGCAGGTGCTAAGCTGGTCATATGGGGAAGATGTCAAGCCCTTCAAGCCTCCCCTGAGCGATGCCGAGTTTCACACATACCTAAACCACGAGGGCCAGCTCTCCCGCCCTGAGGAGTTGCGCCTGCGGATCTATCACGGTGGTGTGGAGCCCTCCCTGCGAAAG GTGGTGTGGCGGTACCTGTTGAACGTGTACCCAGATGGGCTGACGGGCCGCGAGCGGATGGACTACATGAAACGCAAGAGTCGCGAGTATGAACAGCTCAAGAGTGAGTGGGCACAACGAGCGAGCCCTGAAGACTTGGAATTCATCCGCAGCACAGTCCTCAAGGATGTGCTGCGGACGGACCGGGCCCACCCCTACTATGCAGGGCCCGAGGACGGCCCACACCTGCGGGCACTGCACGACTTGCTCACCACCTACGCCGTCACCCACCCGCAGGTGTCCTACTGCCAGGGCATGAGCGACCTCGCCTCGCCCATCCTTGCCGTCATGGACCACGAAGGCCATGCCTTCGTCTGCTTTTGTGGCATCATGAAGCGCCTGGCCGCGAACTTCCATCCTGATGGCCGCGCCATGGCCACCAAGTTTGCCCACCTCAAGCTGCTGCTACGACATGCCGACCCTGACTTCTACCAGTACCTACAAGAAGCCGGTGCTGACGACCTGTTCTTCTGCTACCGCTGGCTGCTGCTGGAACTCAAGCGCGAGTTTGCCTTTGACGATGCCCTCCGCATGCTCGAGGTCACCTGGAGTTCGCTGCCCCCCGATCCTCCTGAACATGAGGTAGAGCTCGTCGGACCCCCCAGCCAAGTGGCAGACCCTGGCTTCAGTGGCCACAGGGGGCGGCCCATGCGACAGAGGCACATGCTGAggcctgctgggggagggggcagtgcttTCGAAGATGCTGTTGACCACTTAGTGACGACCGGCCAGGGGCCTGGTGGCGGGGGCCGTCTCCTGAGACAAGCCAGTCTGGATGACCTCCAGCAACTCAGGGATAACACGGGCTCCAGGAGGGACCCTCTGGTCCAGCtgccccacccagctgccctcaTCAGCTCCAAGTCCCTCTCCGAGCCCTTGTTGAACTCCTCAGACccactctcctcctcttcccGCCCTGATTCCCCATCCTCCTCATCTCCGCCATCCACCCAAGAGGCCTCTCCCGCTGGTGATGTGGCTGCGGGATCCCCCTTGATGCCAGAGTTGGGCTCCCCACAAGAACCTGGAAagtccctgccacccccacccccactgggcctgcccccgccccaggaaTTTGGCCGAGGGAACCCATTTatgctcttcctctgccttgcCATCCTGCTGGAGCACCGCGACCACATCATGCGCAACGGGCTAGATTACAACGAGCTGGCCATGCACTTTGACCGCCTTGTGCGAAAACACCACCTGGGGCGCGTCCTTCGCCGGGCCAAGGCTCTCTTCGCTGATTACCTGCAGTCAGAGGTGTGGGACTCAGAGGAGGGGGCCGAGGCCACAGCCCCGTCGTAA
- the LOC113931473 gene encoding 3-beta-hydroxysteroid-Delta(8),Delta(7)-isomerase yields the protein MTTNASPLHPYWPRHLRLDNFVPNDCPTWHLLAGLFSISGVLVVTTWLLSGRAAVVPLGTWRRLSLCWFAICGFIHMVIEGWFSLYHEDLLGDQAFLSQLWKEYAKGDSRYILSDNFTICMETITACLWGPLSLWVVIAFLRQQPLRFVLQLVVSVGQIYGDVLYFLTEHRDGFQHGELGHPLYFWFYFVFMNGLWLVLPGILVLDSVKQLTHAQSMLDTKTTTAKSKLN from the exons ATGACCACCAACGCCAGCCCCTTGCACCCATACTGGCCTCGGCATCTGAGGCTGGACAACTTTGTGCCTAATGACTGCCCTACTTGGCATCTCCTGGCCGGCCTCTTCTCCATCTCTGGGGTCTTGGTTGTGACCACATGGCTGTTGTCAGGTCGTGCTGCGGTCGTCCCCCTGGGGACTTGGCGGCGACTGTCCCTGTGCTGGTTTGCCATATGTGGGTTCATTCACATGGTGATTGAGGGCTGGTTCAGCCTCTACCACGAAGACCTTCTTGGAGACCAAGCTTTCTTGTCCCAACTCT GGAAAGAGTATGCCAAAGGAGACAGCCGATACATCCT GAGTGACAACTTCACAATATGCATGGAGACCATCACAGCTTGCCTTTGGGGACCACTCAGCCTATGGGTGGTAATCGCCTTTCTCCGCCAGCAGCCCCTCCGCTTTGTCTTACAGCTCGTGGTCTCTGTGG GTCAGATCTATGGGGATGTGCTCTATTTTCTAACAGAGCACCGGGACGGATTCCAGCATGGGGAGCTGGGCCACCCACTCTACTTCTGGTTTTACTTTGTCTTCATGAATGGCCTGTGGCTGGTGCTGCCTGGAATCCTTGTGCTCGATTCTGTAAAACAGCTCACTCATGCCCAGAGCATGCTGGACACCAAAACCACAACAGCCAAGAGCAAGCTGAACTAA